A single region of the Cynocephalus volans isolate mCynVol1 chromosome 12, mCynVol1.pri, whole genome shotgun sequence genome encodes:
- the LOC134360401 gene encoding keratin, type II cytoskeletal 75 isoform X2, which yields MSRQSTITFQTGGRRGFSTASATTPAAGRSRFSSVSVARSTGGSGGLGRVGGTGAGFGSRSLYNLGGTKRVSIAGCGSSFRSSFGGRASSGLGVSSGFGYGGGVGGGFGGSGFPMCPPGGIQEVTVNQSLLTPLNLQIDPAIQRVRKEEREQIKTLNNKFASFIDKVRFLEQQNKVLETKWNLLQEQGTKTVRQNLEPLFDTYISDLRRQLDSLSTERGRLEAELRNMQDVVEDFKVRYEDEINKRTAAENEFVALKKDVDCAYMNKVELEAKVNSLTDEINFFQMFFEAELSQMQTQVSDTSVVLSMDNNRNLDLDSIIAEVKAQYEDIANRSRSEAESWYQTKYEELQVTAGRHGDDLRNTKQEISEMNRMIQRLRAEIDSVKKQCSSLQTAIADAEQRGELALKDARAKLVDLEDALQKAKQDMARLLREYQELMNVKLALDVEIATYRKLLEGEECRLSGEGVSPVNISVVTSTVSSGYGGGSGIGGGSLGLGGGSSYSFTSSGGHSLGGSGFSASSSRGLGGNGSSVKFVSTTSSSRKSYKH from the exons ATGTCTCGGCAGTCCACCATCACTTTCCAGACCGGCGGCCGCAGGGGCTTCAGCACGGCCTCGGCCACCACCCCAGCAGCTGGGCGCTCCCGCTTCAGCTCTGTCTCTGTGGCCCGCTCCACAGGAGGCAGTGGAGGGCTGGGCAGGGTCGGCGGCACTGGTGCTGGCTTTGGAAGCCGCAGCCTCTACAACCTGGGGGGGACCAAGCGGGTCTCCATTGCTGGGTGTGGCAGCAGCTTTCGAAGCAGCTTTGGTGGCAGGGCAAGCAGTGGGCTTGGGGTCAGCAGTGGATTTGGCTATGGGGGTGGAGTTGGAGGGGGGTTTGGGGGCTCTGGCTTCCCCATGTGCCCCCCTGGAGGCATCCAAGAAGTTACTGTCAATCAGAGTCTCCTGACTCCCCTCAACCTGCAAATTGATCCCGCCATCCAGCGGGTGCGGAAAGAGGAGCGGGAGCAGATCAAGACCCTCAACAACAAGTTCGCCTCCTTCATTgacaag gTACGGTTCCTGGAGCAGCAGAACAAGGTCCTGGAGACCAAGTGGAACCTCCTGCAGGAGCAGGGCACCAAGACCGTGAGGCAGAACCTGGAGCCCCTCTTTGACACCTACATCAGTGACCTCCGACGGCAGCTGGACAGCCTCAGCACTGAGAGGGGCAGGCTCGAAGCTGAGCTGAGGAACATGCAGGATGTCGTGGAAGATTTCAAAGTCAG GTATGAAGATGAAATCAACAAGCGCACGGCTGCTGAGAATGAGTTTGTGGCCCTGAAAAAG GATGTGGACTGTGCCTATATGAACAAGGTGGAGCTGGAGGCCAAGGTCAACTCTCTGACTGACGAGATCAACTTCTTCCAGATGTTCTTTGAGGCA GAGCTGTCCCAGATGCAGACCCAGGTCAGCGACACATCTGTGGTCCTCTCCATGGACAACAACCGCAACCTGGACTTGGACAGCATCATCGCTGAGGTCAAGGCGCAGTATGAGGACATTGCCAACCGCAGCCGGAGCGAGGCTGAATCCTGGTACCAGACCAAG TATGAAGAGCTGCAGGTCACAGCGGGCCGACATGGCGATGACCTCCGTAACACGAAACAAGAGATCTCCGAGATGAACCGGATGATCCAGAGGCTGAGAGCTGAGATTGACAGCGTCAAGAAGCAG TGCTCCAGCCTGCAAACAGCCATCGCTGATGCAGAACAGCGTGGAGAACTGGCCCTCAAGGATGCACGGGCCAAGCTGGTGGACCTAGAGGACGCCCTGCAGAAGGCCAAGCAGGACATGGCCCGGCTGCTGCGTGAGTACCAGGAGCTGATGAACGTCAAGCTGGCCCTGGATGTGGAGATCGCCACCTATCGCAAGCTGCTGGAAGGCGAGGAATGCAG GCTGAGTGGAGAGGGAGTTTCTCCAGTCAACATCT CTGTGGTCACTTCCACCGTTTCcagtggctatggtggtggcAGCGGCATTGGAGGAGGAAGCCTGGGTCTCGGTGGGGGCAGCAGCTACTCCTTCACCAGCAGTGGCGGGCACAGCCTGGGTGGCTCTGGCTTCAGTGCCAGTAGCAGCCGGGGCCTAGGGGGCAATGGCTCTAGTGTCAAGTTTGTCTCTACCACGTCCTCCAGCCGGAAGAGCTACAAGCACTGA
- the LOC134360401 gene encoding keratin, type II cytoskeletal 75 isoform X1, whose product MSRQSTITFQTGGRRGFSTASATTPAAGRSRFSSVSVARSTGGSGGLGRVGGTGAGFGSRSLYNLGGTKRVSIAGCGSSFRSSFGGRASSGLGVSSGFGYGGGVGGGFGGSGFPMCPPGGIQEVTVNQSLLTPLNLQIDPAIQRVRKEEREQIKTLNNKFASFIDKVRFLEQQNKVLETKWNLLQEQGTKTVRQNLEPLFDTYISDLRRQLDSLSTERGRLEAELRNMQDVVEDFKVRYEDEINKRTAAENEFVALKKDVDCAYMNKVELEAKVNSLTDEINFFQMFFEAELSQMQTQVSDTSVVLSMDNNRNLDLDSIIAEVKAQYEDIANRSRSEAESWYQTKYEELQVTAGRHGDDLRNTKQEISEMNRMIQRLRAEIDSVKKQCSSLQTAIADAEQRGELALKDARAKLVDLEDALQKAKQDMARLLREYQELMNVKLALDVEIATYRKLLEGEECRLSGEGVSPVNISAVVTSTVSSGYGGGSGIGGGSLGLGGGSSYSFTSSGGHSLGGSGFSASSSRGLGGNGSSVKFVSTTSSSRKSYKH is encoded by the exons ATGTCTCGGCAGTCCACCATCACTTTCCAGACCGGCGGCCGCAGGGGCTTCAGCACGGCCTCGGCCACCACCCCAGCAGCTGGGCGCTCCCGCTTCAGCTCTGTCTCTGTGGCCCGCTCCACAGGAGGCAGTGGAGGGCTGGGCAGGGTCGGCGGCACTGGTGCTGGCTTTGGAAGCCGCAGCCTCTACAACCTGGGGGGGACCAAGCGGGTCTCCATTGCTGGGTGTGGCAGCAGCTTTCGAAGCAGCTTTGGTGGCAGGGCAAGCAGTGGGCTTGGGGTCAGCAGTGGATTTGGCTATGGGGGTGGAGTTGGAGGGGGGTTTGGGGGCTCTGGCTTCCCCATGTGCCCCCCTGGAGGCATCCAAGAAGTTACTGTCAATCAGAGTCTCCTGACTCCCCTCAACCTGCAAATTGATCCCGCCATCCAGCGGGTGCGGAAAGAGGAGCGGGAGCAGATCAAGACCCTCAACAACAAGTTCGCCTCCTTCATTgacaag gTACGGTTCCTGGAGCAGCAGAACAAGGTCCTGGAGACCAAGTGGAACCTCCTGCAGGAGCAGGGCACCAAGACCGTGAGGCAGAACCTGGAGCCCCTCTTTGACACCTACATCAGTGACCTCCGACGGCAGCTGGACAGCCTCAGCACTGAGAGGGGCAGGCTCGAAGCTGAGCTGAGGAACATGCAGGATGTCGTGGAAGATTTCAAAGTCAG GTATGAAGATGAAATCAACAAGCGCACGGCTGCTGAGAATGAGTTTGTGGCCCTGAAAAAG GATGTGGACTGTGCCTATATGAACAAGGTGGAGCTGGAGGCCAAGGTCAACTCTCTGACTGACGAGATCAACTTCTTCCAGATGTTCTTTGAGGCA GAGCTGTCCCAGATGCAGACCCAGGTCAGCGACACATCTGTGGTCCTCTCCATGGACAACAACCGCAACCTGGACTTGGACAGCATCATCGCTGAGGTCAAGGCGCAGTATGAGGACATTGCCAACCGCAGCCGGAGCGAGGCTGAATCCTGGTACCAGACCAAG TATGAAGAGCTGCAGGTCACAGCGGGCCGACATGGCGATGACCTCCGTAACACGAAACAAGAGATCTCCGAGATGAACCGGATGATCCAGAGGCTGAGAGCTGAGATTGACAGCGTCAAGAAGCAG TGCTCCAGCCTGCAAACAGCCATCGCTGATGCAGAACAGCGTGGAGAACTGGCCCTCAAGGATGCACGGGCCAAGCTGGTGGACCTAGAGGACGCCCTGCAGAAGGCCAAGCAGGACATGGCCCGGCTGCTGCGTGAGTACCAGGAGCTGATGAACGTCAAGCTGGCCCTGGATGTGGAGATCGCCACCTATCGCAAGCTGCTGGAAGGCGAGGAATGCAG GCTGAGTGGAGAGGGAGTTTCTCCAGTCAACATCT CAGCTGTGGTCACTTCCACCGTTTCcagtggctatggtggtggcAGCGGCATTGGAGGAGGAAGCCTGGGTCTCGGTGGGGGCAGCAGCTACTCCTTCACCAGCAGTGGCGGGCACAGCCTGGGTGGCTCTGGCTTCAGTGCCAGTAGCAGCCGGGGCCTAGGGGGCAATGGCTCTAGTGTCAAGTTTGTCTCTACCACGTCCTCCAGCCGGAAGAGCTACAAGCACTGA